One segment of Thermococcus profundus DNA contains the following:
- a CDS encoding metallophosphoesterase, translated as MLIGIMSDTHDNLPAIRKAVEFFNSKRVDLVIHAGDFVAPFVANELRNLNAPLKGVFGNNDGERKGLYEALGIYDELIELEADGMKIAVTHGTNEVLVRALAHSRLYDVVVVGHTHHYEIREVGRTILINPGEVCGYVTGVKSVALLDTRRREAQIISLDTGELLGAMSL; from the coding sequence ATGCTGATAGGGATAATGAGCGATACCCACGACAACCTCCCGGCGATAAGGAAAGCCGTCGAGTTCTTCAACTCGAAAAGAGTCGATCTGGTTATACACGCGGGGGACTTCGTGGCTCCGTTTGTTGCGAACGAACTCAGGAACCTCAACGCTCCCCTAAAGGGCGTCTTCGGAAACAACGACGGTGAGAGGAAGGGTCTATACGAGGCCCTTGGGATATACGACGAGCTGATAGAGCTCGAGGCCGACGGGATGAAAATAGCGGTAACCCACGGTACGAACGAGGTTCTCGTCAGGGCCCTTGCCCACAGCAGGCTCTACGATGTTGTCGTTGTCGGCCACACCCATCACTACGAGATCCGTGAGGTGGGGAGGACCATCCTCATAAATCCAGGGGAAGTCTGCGGCTACGTTACCGGTGTCAAAAGCGTTGCCCTGCTCGACACCAGGAGGAGAGAGGCCCAGATAATCAGCCTTGATACTGGCGAGCTTTTAGGCGCTATGAGCCTCTGA
- the rtcA gene encoding RNA 3'-terminal phosphate cyclase, whose protein sequence is MERVEIDGSYGEGGGQIIRTAVALSAVTGKPVRITKIRANRPNPGLRPQHLHGILALKQLSGAKVKGAQVGSTELEFIPGELKFEHVKVPIKTAGSITLVLQALLPAMAFVGGSFEITGGTDVPWSPPVDYLKNVTLHALRRMGLNVELDVRRRGHYPKGGGLVVGSVEPWEERKPLRVLKAGRIRGFSGISHATNLPAHVAERQAKVARERLGEFYNVPVEIETEVSRSLGPGSGIVVWAETDGLRLGGDALGKRGKPAEVVGREAADELIGSLKTGASVDKFLGDQLIPFLAFAGGEVAVSEITNHLLTNVWVVERFLGKIFKVEGNVGGPGRVEARGVSF, encoded by the coding sequence ATGGAGCGGGTTGAGATAGACGGTTCCTACGGCGAGGGAGGGGGTCAGATAATAAGGACTGCAGTTGCCCTTTCAGCGGTGACTGGCAAACCGGTCAGGATAACCAAGATCAGGGCCAACAGGCCCAATCCGGGTCTGAGGCCCCAGCACCTCCACGGAATCCTCGCCCTAAAGCAACTCAGCGGGGCGAAGGTCAAGGGGGCCCAGGTCGGCTCTACGGAGCTTGAGTTCATCCCGGGGGAACTAAAGTTCGAGCACGTGAAGGTGCCGATAAAAACTGCCGGGAGCATAACGCTTGTCCTCCAAGCTTTGCTCCCGGCTATGGCGTTCGTCGGCGGGAGTTTTGAGATAACCGGCGGTACAGACGTTCCGTGGAGCCCGCCGGTTGACTACCTCAAGAACGTCACCCTCCACGCCTTGAGGAGGATGGGGCTCAACGTCGAGCTTGATGTAAGGAGGAGGGGGCACTACCCGAAGGGTGGCGGGTTAGTTGTTGGGAGCGTTGAACCCTGGGAGGAAAGGAAGCCTCTCAGGGTTCTCAAAGCTGGGAGAATAAGGGGGTTCTCCGGGATAAGCCACGCCACTAACTTACCGGCCCACGTCGCTGAGAGGCAGGCCAAAGTAGCTCGGGAAAGGCTGGGGGAGTTCTACAACGTCCCCGTCGAGATAGAAACCGAGGTTTCCCGGTCTCTCGGTCCAGGGAGCGGGATAGTGGTGTGGGCCGAGACCGACGGGCTTAGACTCGGCGGGGATGCACTCGGAAAGCGTGGAAAGCCCGCCGAGGTCGTGGGAAGGGAAGCTGCAGACGAGCTGATAGGCAGTTTGAAAACTGGGGCCTCGGTTGATAAGTTCCTCGGCGATCAGCTGATACCGTTCCTGGCCTTCGCTGGAGGAGAGGTAGCGGTTTCGGAGATAACCAACCACCTTCTCACCAACGTCTGGGTGGTTGAGAGGTTCCTTGGAAAGATCTTCAAAGTTGAAGGGAACGTTGGGGGCCCGGGAAGGGTTGAGGCCCGCGGTGTTTCGTTCTGA
- a CDS encoding transglutaminase domain-containing protein has protein sequence MRRYLASLLLLVLSLFLLASASSYSPLSPVQIEKTVSGGAGVSGPLGREVPQIRNMPDSYFVVSPGPEVYLRLAVFDSPGDNCRWKTSEVINSSRSSPPSDQPPEIPVKSLRTINVYYPANLSFILSPLYPRNFSVPVEYNPLLDLYIPKGPLSNYSITYWETERPSSGEYFPAPEGLFKFYMGFPYSLMHLAMAFGAADNPDYENLLALERFFRENFIVSEDSNSDCEGLFDMAFRTRRGSSYDIASAFAVIARMMGFPTRLVAGYRVPASEDYRIVPFSNVTYWPEVEFRNLGWVRFDPVPSSPVVFTEASYDRHFKIRNIQGKVYWDGSLREPPFEIDLERKTVLYLPVWGGTFRYLRLVPGDVGIDVVDLPPFLSPGEEARVRVLLVHGLEFTISSEVPVERKGEYELSIRAPDTPGVYWITFTSKGFSVKFPIVVTDNVTVTVEGYPSEIRAGSNFTVFGRVLWHGQALSGGTVEAVLGLRKGEARYVVGRAEVRNGKYTIHASVPKDIAPGNYWLVVRYLNFPYLGDSDPVVRILPAERITIGSSGLVPAGDFNLTGTAPKDVPIDVLLDGQKVASVVPKNGLFSVPLNASPGDHELKLIPRSGELEPLETKITAVKVNLDMKPYSSMGRDYLKLIGTVEGMKDGKLEIQTPSGKVPVEVKDGRFELNLPVEFPEEGSSGVNTLPLKFLIDGTTIDEKEIALSSGRILPNLPTVVKSNGKFFVALPEGLEGENLKFSMGAFDSSGRSLSGKLGLNLGGKRIELPLKGGIGHLEIPKADFEAPKVNLPSVGDKVPSINLPSPDVSAPIGISGFSPSFGGNFILFLILPFVLLGAVLLVRAGVSGGVPVSLDRLKSLGSPEIELEREVYLPGEKVKVVLSRESDLYVDGKHVGHGRVFSLSLPEGVHTLKAGRRERIVYVLRPKKAVIKLYEDYFLPFAASRGVRVADSTPEEIKAALLSKGLQEGPLSHITRIFELARYGDVELSREEFEEFVEALRSLEVVK, from the coding sequence ATGAGGAGGTACCTCGCGTCTTTGTTGCTGCTCGTGCTGTCACTGTTCCTTCTCGCCTCCGCATCGAGCTACTCCCCCCTTTCTCCGGTTCAGATAGAAAAAACAGTCTCTGGTGGGGCCGGAGTTTCTGGGCCTCTTGGTCGGGAAGTGCCACAGATCCGTAACATGCCCGACTCATACTTTGTGGTTTCCCCCGGTCCTGAAGTTTACCTTCGTCTGGCCGTTTTCGACTCTCCGGGAGATAACTGCCGGTGGAAAACTTCTGAGGTGATAAACTCAAGCAGGAGCTCTCCTCCGAGTGATCAACCCCCGGAGATCCCCGTGAAATCACTCAGAACAATCAATGTCTACTATCCCGCCAACCTCAGCTTCATCCTTTCTCCACTCTACCCCAGGAACTTTTCAGTCCCGGTGGAGTACAATCCACTCCTGGATCTTTACATACCAAAGGGACCCCTCTCCAACTACTCCATTACATACTGGGAGACGGAGAGGCCTTCCTCCGGCGAGTACTTCCCGGCTCCGGAGGGTTTGTTCAAGTTTTATATGGGATTCCCCTATAGTTTGATGCATCTGGCTATGGCATTTGGAGCTGCGGACAATCCGGATTATGAAAACCTGCTTGCCCTTGAACGCTTCTTTAGGGAGAACTTCATCGTGAGTGAGGATTCAAACTCCGACTGCGAAGGCCTGTTTGACATGGCCTTCAGGACAAGGCGGGGAAGTTCCTACGACATAGCCTCTGCCTTCGCTGTAATTGCCAGGATGATGGGGTTTCCGACGAGGCTGGTGGCAGGCTACAGGGTTCCGGCCTCCGAAGATTACCGCATCGTCCCATTCTCCAACGTGACCTACTGGCCGGAGGTGGAGTTCAGGAATCTGGGCTGGGTCAGGTTTGATCCCGTTCCCTCCTCCCCGGTTGTCTTCACTGAGGCTTCCTACGACAGACACTTTAAAATCAGGAACATTCAGGGAAAAGTTTACTGGGATGGTTCTCTGAGGGAGCCGCCTTTTGAGATCGATCTTGAGAGAAAAACCGTCCTCTACTTGCCAGTCTGGGGAGGCACCTTCCGCTACCTCCGCCTCGTTCCCGGGGACGTGGGGATAGATGTTGTAGATCTCCCGCCGTTTCTTTCCCCCGGTGAGGAAGCCCGTGTGAGGGTGTTGCTTGTTCACGGACTAGAATTCACGATTTCTTCTGAGGTTCCCGTTGAGAGGAAGGGGGAGTACGAGCTCTCCATAAGGGCCCCAGATACTCCGGGGGTTTACTGGATCACTTTCACTTCTAAGGGGTTCTCCGTTAAGTTCCCCATAGTTGTGACCGACAACGTCACGGTTACTGTTGAGGGGTACCCCAGTGAAATAAGGGCCGGTTCGAACTTCACGGTCTTCGGGAGGGTTCTCTGGCATGGTCAGGCCCTATCAGGCGGAACCGTGGAAGCGGTTCTGGGCCTCAGGAAGGGAGAGGCGAGGTACGTGGTTGGACGTGCCGAGGTGAGAAACGGGAAATACACCATCCATGCGTCGGTTCCCAAGGACATAGCGCCAGGGAACTACTGGCTCGTCGTCAGATACCTCAACTTCCCTTACCTTGGCGATAGCGACCCCGTCGTGAGGATTCTTCCAGCCGAAAGGATAACGATAGGTTCTAGCGGGCTCGTTCCGGCCGGCGATTTCAACCTCACCGGAACGGCGCCAAAGGACGTTCCCATAGACGTCTTGCTCGATGGACAAAAAGTAGCCTCCGTCGTGCCCAAGAACGGCCTCTTTTCGGTTCCCCTCAACGCGTCTCCGGGGGATCATGAGCTTAAACTGATACCCAGATCGGGTGAGCTGGAGCCTTTAGAGACCAAGATCACTGCGGTAAAGGTCAATCTCGACATGAAACCCTACTCTTCAATGGGCAGGGACTATCTTAAGCTCATTGGAACCGTTGAGGGCATGAAAGACGGGAAGCTGGAGATCCAGACTCCTTCGGGGAAGGTTCCAGTAGAGGTCAAGGACGGCAGGTTTGAGCTCAACCTGCCCGTGGAATTTCCGGAGGAAGGATCGAGCGGAGTTAATACACTTCCGTTAAAGTTCCTGATCGATGGGACGACGATCGATGAGAAGGAGATAGCCCTGAGCTCTGGCAGGATACTCCCCAATTTGCCCACCGTCGTGAAGTCCAACGGTAAGTTCTTCGTCGCCCTTCCCGAGGGTTTGGAAGGCGAGAACCTGAAGTTCAGCATGGGGGCCTTCGACTCATCCGGAAGGTCGCTGTCCGGGAAGCTCGGGCTTAACCTTGGGGGAAAGAGAATAGAGCTGCCCCTCAAAGGCGGCATCGGCCACTTGGAGATTCCGAAGGCGGACTTTGAGGCCCCAAAGGTGAACCTCCCCTCTGTGGGGGATAAAGTTCCGTCCATAAACCTCCCATCCCCCGATGTGAGCGCCCCGATAGGTATCTCCGGGTTCAGTCCCTCCTTCGGAGGCAACTTCATCCTGTTCCTCATACTGCCCTTTGTCCTCCTGGGCGCGGTTCTCCTCGTGAGGGCAGGGGTTTCCGGTGGGGTTCCTGTCTCCCTTGACAGGCTTAAGTCCCTCGGAAGTCCTGAGATAGAGCTTGAGCGGGAGGTCTACCTTCCTGGGGAGAAGGTTAAGGTAGTTCTGTCGAGGGAGTCGGATCTCTACGTCGACGGAAAGCACGTCGGGCACGGCAGGGTATTCTCTCTCAGCCTCCCCGAGGGGGTTCACACCCTAAAAGCTGGAAGGAGGGAGAGGATTGTCTACGTACTGCGGCCCAAGAAGGCCGTCATAAAGCTCTACGAGGATTACTTCCT